Proteins encoded within one genomic window of Magnetovibrio sp.:
- a CDS encoding TIGR03862 family flavoprotein, which translates to MTNTLKETPSHVQFAIVGGGPAGLMAAEALIDHGAHVHIFDAMPSLGRKFLMAGKSGLNLTHDEPFKLFLGRFGVSREHLEPALTDFKPGAIRAWAYELGVETFVGTSGRVFPKDFKAAPLLRAWLHRLRDRGATIHVRHKWTGWAQDETDATLHFETPDGTALVHADATVLALGGASWPKLGSDGAWVTPLHDKGVEIAALRPANCGFDVAWSDYLKEHFAGAPLKSVRLSFGDQAVPGDAVVTQTGLEGGPVYTLSAALRDTLEREGQAVLTVDLSPGRSLAELTEALNRPRGKKSMATHLKRTVRISGVKAALLREYLPADAFDDTAHLAAGIKALPIPLIATRPLEEAISTAGGVKLDAVDEGYMLKALPGVFCAGEMLDWEAPTGGYLLSACLATGRSAGDGAFYWITQRLDAGLDPQVAALLDPK; encoded by the coding sequence ATGACAAACACCTTAAAAGAGACGCCGTCCCACGTTCAGTTCGCCATCGTCGGCGGCGGCCCTGCCGGTTTGATGGCGGCCGAAGCCCTGATCGATCACGGCGCGCACGTTCACATCTTCGACGCCATGCCGTCGTTGGGGCGCAAATTCCTGATGGCGGGCAAAAGCGGCCTGAACCTGACCCATGACGAGCCCTTCAAGCTCTTTCTCGGTCGTTTCGGTGTCTCACGCGAACATTTGGAACCTGCGCTCACCGATTTCAAGCCCGGTGCGATCCGCGCCTGGGCTTATGAGCTGGGCGTCGAGACCTTCGTCGGCACCAGCGGACGGGTGTTTCCCAAGGATTTCAAGGCCGCGCCGCTGTTGCGCGCCTGGCTGCACCGGCTCAGAGACCGCGGTGCGACCATCCACGTGCGCCACAAATGGACCGGTTGGGCCCAAGACGAAACCGACGCAACGCTGCATTTTGAAACGCCCGACGGCACGGCCTTGGTGCATGCGGATGCCACCGTACTGGCACTTGGTGGGGCTAGCTGGCCCAAGTTGGGATCGGATGGCGCGTGGGTGACGCCACTACACGACAAAGGCGTCGAGATCGCCGCCCTGCGCCCCGCGAACTGCGGCTTCGATGTGGCGTGGAGCGACTATCTGAAAGAGCATTTCGCCGGCGCGCCGCTCAAATCCGTACGCTTGAGCTTTGGCGATCAAGCCGTGCCCGGCGATGCGGTGGTGACCCAAACCGGGCTGGAAGGCGGCCCGGTCTACACCTTGTCCGCCGCGCTGCGCGACACCCTGGAACGCGAGGGACAGGCCGTACTCACCGTCGATCTGTCACCCGGCCGCAGCTTGGCGGAACTGACCGAAGCGCTCAACCGACCGCGCGGCAAGAAATCCATGGCGACGCACCTCAAACGCACGGTGCGCATTTCCGGCGTCAAAGCGGCGTTGCTGCGCGAATATCTTCCAGCCGACGCATTCGATGACACAGCACACTTGGCGGCCGGCATCAAGGCCCTGCCCATTCCGCTGATCGCCACCCGTCCGTTGGAAGAAGCCATCAGCACGGCTGGCGGGGTCAAACTCGACGCGGTGGATGAAGGTTATATGCTCAAAGCCCTGCCCGGCGTGTTTTGCGCGGGCGAAATGCTCGATTGGGAAGCGCCCACCGGCGGCTACTTGCTCAGCGCGTGTCTCGCCACCGGACGTAGCGCGGGCGACGGCGCGTTTTATTGGATCACGCAACGGCTTGATGCGGGTCTAGATCCTCAAGTTGCGGCGCTTCTCGATCCAAAATAG
- a CDS encoding molybdopterin-dependent oxidoreductase, whose amino-acid sequence MADTVRTTCPYCGVGCGVLVTPAGDGTYSVKGDPDHPANFGKLCSKGSALGETLDNDGRLLHPIVDGARADWDTALDRVAHEFKSVIDEHGPDAVAFYVSGQLMTEAYYVANKLMKGFIGSANIDTNSRLCMASSVVGHKRAFGSDTVPGNYEDLDQADMVVLVGSNLAWCHPVLYQRLAQAKKSRGTRVVVIDPRRTATCDIADQHLAVKPGTDIRLFNGLLSHLHAHGMLDDDYVLRHTEGLQDALQSARHDAPDLASVAELCGLNSADIASFYAAFRNTEKVVTIYSQGVNQSAQGSDKVNAILNCHLLTGRIGKPGAGPLSVTGQPNAMGGREVGGLANTLAAHMDFDAASIDRVGRFWSAPNMAQRPGLKAVDMFEAVHDGRIKALWVMATNPAVSLPDADRVRAALAACPFVVVSDCVARTDTTAFADVVLPATTWGERDGTVTNSERRISRQRPFRIAPGEAREDWAIVCDVAARMGHGKAFAYDGPADIFREHAALSAFENDGSRDFDIGGLQGLDTAAYDDLAPVQWPVLVSGEGGQERLFARGDFFTANARARFLAVHAQAPVQALSDAFPLVLNTGRVRDQWHTMTRTGLSPRLAQHRAEPFVEIHPTDAARFALTDGGLAQVRSLWGDVLVRVRVEVGQQLGSVFAPIHWNDTNSANAVVGRLVSPDTDPFSGQPDAKFTPVAINAYAPAWHALLVTRTAVDVTDCAYWTAIAGAGCVVTAMAGNAEIADWETWAMERLGGEDREWLSFSDPKGGRHRFAALKDGQLEAAMFVSPRADLPSLDWVQGQFALDVLDDQGRAGLLAGRAPGETFDPGPMVCSCFSVGVNDLRRAITEGQALSVEAIGELLQAGTNCGSCRPEIQAILDREAPQLEDLDPHQAVA is encoded by the coding sequence ATGGCTGACACCGTGCGCACCACTTGTCCCTATTGCGGCGTCGGCTGTGGCGTTCTCGTCACGCCTGCGGGGGATGGGACCTACAGCGTCAAAGGCGACCCAGACCATCCCGCCAACTTTGGAAAGCTATGTTCCAAGGGTTCGGCGTTGGGGGAAACGCTCGACAACGACGGGCGTTTGCTGCACCCGATCGTGGACGGTGCACGCGCCGATTGGGATACGGCGCTGGACCGGGTTGCGCATGAATTCAAGTCGGTCATCGACGAACACGGCCCGGACGCCGTGGCGTTTTACGTCTCCGGCCAATTGATGACCGAAGCCTACTACGTCGCCAACAAGCTGATGAAAGGGTTCATCGGTTCGGCCAACATCGACACCAATTCGCGGCTGTGCATGGCGTCCAGCGTGGTCGGCCACAAACGCGCGTTCGGCTCAGACACGGTGCCGGGCAATTACGAAGATTTGGATCAAGCCGATATGGTGGTGTTGGTGGGCTCCAACCTGGCGTGGTGCCATCCGGTTCTGTATCAGCGGTTGGCCCAAGCCAAAAAGTCGCGCGGCACCCGCGTTGTGGTGATCGATCCGCGCCGCACCGCCACCTGCGACATCGCCGACCAGCACTTGGCGGTGAAGCCCGGAACGGACATTCGGTTGTTCAACGGGCTGCTTTCACACCTTCATGCCCACGGGATGCTCGACGACGATTACGTTTTGCGCCATACCGAAGGCCTGCAAGATGCGCTGCAATCCGCGCGTCACGACGCACCGGACCTCGCCAGCGTGGCGGAGCTGTGTGGATTGAATTCAGCCGATATCGCGAGTTTTTATGCAGCGTTTCGCAATACTGAAAAAGTCGTCACCATTTATAGCCAAGGCGTCAATCAATCGGCGCAAGGCAGCGACAAGGTCAATGCGATCTTGAACTGCCACCTGTTGACCGGGCGTATCGGCAAACCGGGTGCGGGGCCGTTGTCGGTCACCGGCCAACCCAACGCCATGGGCGGTCGCGAGGTCGGCGGATTGGCCAACACCTTGGCCGCGCATATGGATTTCGACGCCGCGTCAATCGATCGCGTCGGGCGGTTTTGGTCCGCGCCGAATATGGCGCAACGTCCTGGGCTCAAAGCCGTGGACATGTTCGAGGCCGTTCACGACGGTCGCATCAAAGCGCTGTGGGTTATGGCCACCAATCCCGCTGTCAGCTTGCCCGACGCCGACCGGGTCCGCGCGGCGTTGGCGGCGTGCCCCTTCGTGGTGGTGTCCGATTGCGTCGCACGCACCGATACCACTGCATTTGCCGATGTCGTGCTGCCTGCCACCACGTGGGGCGAGCGCGACGGCACGGTGACCAATTCCGAACGGCGTATATCCCGTCAACGTCCGTTTCGCATCGCTCCTGGTGAGGCCCGCGAAGACTGGGCAATCGTCTGTGATGTGGCGGCGCGTATGGGCCACGGCAAGGCGTTCGCTTACGACGGTCCGGCTGATATTTTCAGGGAACACGCGGCGCTGTCGGCGTTTGAAAATGACGGTAGCCGCGATTTCGACATCGGCGGATTGCAGGGTTTGGACACGGCGGCTTATGACGATCTGGCCCCGGTTCAGTGGCCGGTTTTGGTTTCAGGGGAGGGCGGCCAGGAGCGCTTGTTCGCGCGGGGTGATTTTTTCACCGCCAACGCGCGGGCACGCTTCCTGGCCGTTCATGCTCAAGCGCCGGTTCAGGCATTGAGCGACGCCTTCCCATTGGTGCTCAACACCGGGCGGGTGCGTGATCAATGGCACACCATGACCCGCACCGGACTCAGCCCGCGCTTGGCGCAGCACCGCGCCGAGCCGTTCGTCGAGATCCATCCAACCGATGCAGCACGCTTCGCGCTTACAGATGGTGGGCTAGCACAGGTGCGAAGCCTCTGGGGCGATGTGCTGGTGCGGGTGCGTGTAGAGGTTGGCCAGCAACTGGGTTCGGTGTTCGCGCCCATTCACTGGAACGACACCAACAGTGCCAACGCTGTCGTCGGTCGACTGGTCAGCCCGGACACCGATCCCTTTTCCGGTCAGCCGGATGCCAAATTCACGCCGGTTGCGATCAATGCATATGCTCCCGCGTGGCATGCCTTGTTGGTGACGCGCACCGCAGTCGATGTCACCGATTGCGCATACTGGACCGCAATCGCTGGTGCGGGCTGCGTCGTCACCGCGATGGCAGGTAATGCCGAAATCGCCGATTGGGAAACCTGGGCGATGGAGCGACTGGGCGGCGAAGATCGTGAATGGCTGAGCTTTTCCGATCCCAAAGGCGGTCGCCACCGTTTCGCCGCGTTGAAGGACGGCCAGCTCGAAGCAGCGATGTTCGTTTCACCCCGCGCCGATTTGCCGAGCCTCGATTGGGTGCAGGGGCAATTCGCCTTGGATGTCCTGGACGACCAAGGCCGTGCCGGTCTGCTGGCCGGACGCGCTCCGGGCGAGACGTTCGATCCGGGACCGATGGTGTGTTCGTGCTTCAGCGTCGGCGTGAATGATCTGCGCCGGGCCATCACCGAGGGCCAAGCGTTGAGCGTCGAAGCAATCGGCGAGTTATTGCAGGCGGGCACCAACTGCGGATCGTGCCGTCCGGAAATTCAGGCTATTTTGGATCGAGAAGCGCCGCAACTTGAGGATCTAGACCCGCATCAAGCCGTTGCGTGA
- the nirD gene encoding nitrite reductase small subunit NirD has translation MWMEIGTVADIPKLGARVVQSAAGDIAVFRTADDEIFALFDSCPHKGGALSQGIVHGKAVACPMHNWNIDLVSGEVQGPDNGCSRTVPVSVNAEGAIRLQMPDVKATGTNG, from the coding sequence ATGTGGATGGAAATTGGAACCGTCGCCGACATTCCCAAATTGGGTGCGCGTGTGGTGCAAAGCGCCGCTGGCGACATCGCGGTGTTTCGCACCGCCGACGACGAAATCTTCGCATTGTTCGACAGTTGTCCACACAAGGGCGGCGCGCTCAGCCAGGGTATCGTTCACGGCAAGGCGGTGGCGTGTCCGATGCACAATTGGAACATCGACCTGGTGTCGGGCGAGGTTCAAGGTCCGGACAACGGTTGTTCGCGCACCGTGCCGGTGTCGGTGAACGCCGAAGGGGCGATCCGTTTGCAAATGCCGGATGTGAAGGCTACAGGCACCAATGGCTGA
- the nirB gene encoding nitrite reductase large subunit NirB, whose product MKQKLIVIGNGMAGMRTVEEILSRDADMYDITVFGAEPRENYNRIMLSPVLSGEKSFEDIIINSREWYVENDITLFAGDAVTAIDAGAKTVSSSRGQTMAYDKLLLATGSEPFIIPVPGVDFDGVVTFRDLDDVNRMLDAAKSGGRAVVIGGGLLGLEAAVGLKANGMDVTVVHLMNTLMERQLDEAAGYLLASELEGRGLTVCTGANTKAILGDGKVTGLQLDDGRVIDADLVVMAVGIKPNVALAKDAGLEIGRGVMVNDQMQTSNPDIFAVGECVEHCGATYGLVAPLYEMGKVLAAHLTGGGDVAYQGSVTSTKLKVTGVDVFSAGDFSGGDGAEDIVFRDAARGVYKRIVIRDDKIEGAVLYGDAKDGAWYFQLMKDGADISDLRDTIVFGQAYAGSAGGGAWADPNAAVAALADDAEICGCNGVCKGDIVTAITENGLTSLEEVKAHTKASASCGGCSGLVEQLLAVTLGDSYQVQTVKPMCGCTTHSHDDVRRLIVAKGMKSIPEVMQELEWSTPDGCSSCRPALNYYLLCAWPTEYSDDNQSRFINERVHANIQKDGTFSVVPRMWGGMTSANELRAIADVVDKFNIPAVKVTGGQRLDLFGVQKKDLPAVWADLNAAGMVSGHAYGKSLRTVKTCAGEQWCRFGTQDSIDLGIQLEKMTWGSWTPHKFKMAVSGCPRNCAEATIKDFGVVAVDSGFELHVGGNGGIEVRVTDYLCTVESEAEVLEYAGAYMQLYREEARYLERTAPWVERVGLEHIKTQIVENAEGRKALYARFLASQEALQEDPWAERAKGSKDAHEFTPLKIVA is encoded by the coding sequence ATGAAACAGAAACTGATCGTCATCGGTAACGGCATGGCCGGTATGCGCACGGTGGAGGAAATCCTCAGCCGCGACGCCGACATGTACGACATCACCGTGTTCGGCGCGGAGCCTCGCGAGAATTACAACCGCATCATGCTGTCGCCGGTGCTCAGCGGCGAAAAGTCGTTCGAAGATATCATCATCAACTCACGTGAATGGTATGTCGAAAACGACATCACGCTGTTCGCCGGCGATGCGGTGACCGCCATCGATGCGGGTGCCAAGACGGTTTCGTCGTCTCGCGGTCAGACGATGGCTTACGATAAGTTGCTTCTGGCCACGGGCTCGGAACCGTTCATCATTCCCGTGCCGGGCGTGGACTTCGACGGCGTGGTGACGTTCCGCGATCTCGACGACGTCAACCGCATGCTCGACGCCGCCAAGTCCGGCGGACGGGCAGTGGTGATCGGCGGCGGCTTGCTGGGTCTGGAAGCCGCAGTGGGGCTCAAGGCCAACGGCATGGACGTCACCGTTGTGCATTTGATGAACACTTTGATGGAACGCCAGTTGGACGAAGCTGCGGGTTATCTGTTGGCGTCCGAACTGGAAGGGCGCGGATTGACGGTATGCACCGGGGCCAACACCAAAGCCATTTTGGGCGATGGCAAAGTCACGGGCTTGCAGTTGGACGATGGCCGCGTGATCGACGCCGATTTGGTGGTCATGGCGGTCGGTATCAAGCCCAACGTGGCGCTGGCCAAGGACGCCGGGCTCGAAATCGGGCGCGGGGTGATGGTCAACGACCAGATGCAGACCTCAAACCCTGACATCTTCGCCGTCGGCGAATGCGTCGAGCACTGCGGCGCGACCTACGGCCTCGTTGCGCCGCTTTACGAAATGGGCAAGGTCTTGGCCGCACACCTGACCGGCGGCGGTGATGTTGCCTATCAAGGTTCCGTCACCTCGACCAAGTTGAAGGTCACCGGCGTCGATGTGTTCTCGGCGGGCGACTTTTCCGGCGGTGACGGCGCGGAAGACATCGTGTTCCGCGATGCTGCGCGTGGGGTCTACAAACGCATCGTCATTCGCGACGACAAGATCGAAGGGGCGGTTCTGTACGGCGACGCCAAAGATGGCGCGTGGTACTTCCAATTGATGAAGGATGGCGCGGACATTTCCGATTTGCGCGACACCATCGTGTTCGGCCAAGCCTACGCGGGGAGCGCGGGGGGAGGTGCCTGGGCGGACCCTAACGCCGCCGTTGCCGCATTAGCAGACGATGCTGAAATCTGTGGCTGCAACGGCGTGTGCAAGGGCGACATCGTCACCGCGATCACCGAAAACGGCCTGACCAGCTTGGAAGAGGTCAAGGCGCACACCAAGGCTTCTGCTTCGTGCGGTGGCTGTTCCGGGTTGGTGGAACAGTTGTTGGCGGTGACGCTGGGCGACAGCTACCAGGTGCAAACCGTCAAGCCGATGTGCGGCTGCACCACCCATAGCCACGACGACGTGCGCCGCCTGATCGTCGCCAAGGGGATGAAATCGATCCCCGAAGTGATGCAGGAATTGGAATGGTCGACACCCGATGGCTGTTCGAGCTGCCGTCCGGCGCTGAACTATTACCTGCTGTGCGCATGGCCGACGGAATATAGCGATGACAACCAGTCGCGGTTCATCAATGAACGCGTTCACGCCAACATTCAAAAAGACGGCACGTTCTCTGTGGTGCCGCGCATGTGGGGCGGCATGACTTCGGCCAACGAACTGCGCGCCATTGCCGATGTGGTCGACAAGTTCAACATTCCCGCCGTCAAAGTGACCGGTGGCCAGCGCTTGGATTTGTTCGGGGTGCAGAAGAAAGACCTGCCCGCGGTGTGGGCCGATCTGAACGCCGCGGGCATGGTTTCGGGTCACGCCTACGGCAAGTCGTTGCGCACAGTGAAGACCTGCGCGGGCGAACAGTGGTGTCGTTTTGGCACCCAGGATTCCATCGACTTGGGCATTCAGTTGGAAAAAATGACCTGGGGCTCGTGGACGCCGCACAAGTTCAAGATGGCGGTGTCCGGCTGCCCACGCAATTGCGCCGAAGCCACCATCAAGGATTTCGGCGTGGTCGCGGTCGACAGCGGTTTCGAGCTGCACGTTGGCGGCAACGGCGGTATCGAAGTGCGTGTCACCGATTATCTGTGCACCGTGGAAAGCGAAGCGGAAGTGCTGGAATACGCCGGTGCTTACATGCAGCTCTACCGTGAAGAGGCGCGCTATCTGGAACGCACCGCGCCGTGGGTCGAACGGGTCGGCCTGGAACACATCAAAACCCAAATCGTCGAAAACGCTGAGGGACGCAAAGCGCTATACGCCCGGTTCTTGGCATCGCAAGAGGCGCTGCAAGAAGACCCCTGGGCGGAGCGCGCCAAAGGATCAAAAGACGCCCACGAATTCACGCCGCTGAAAATCGTGGCCTAA
- a CDS encoding globin family protein has product MTPEQKQLVQSSFAKVAPIAPQAAELFYGRLFELDPSLKALFKGDMTTQGQKLMSTLGVAVGSLNNLDALLPVLQNLGRGHVGYGVKDSHYDTVGAALLWTLEQGLGDGFTPDVKDAWVEVYTLVSTVMKEAAAEVKAA; this is encoded by the coding sequence ATGACACCCGAACAAAAGCAACTGGTTCAATCTTCTTTCGCCAAAGTCGCACCCATCGCGCCGCAAGCCGCCGAACTGTTCTACGGCCGCTTGTTCGAGCTCGATCCGTCACTGAAGGCTTTGTTCAAGGGCGATATGACGACCCAAGGTCAAAAGCTGATGTCCACATTGGGTGTCGCGGTCGGCAGCCTCAACAACCTCGATGCGTTGCTGCCCGTGCTGCAGAACCTTGGTCGCGGCCATGTGGGCTATGGCGTGAAGGACAGTCATTACGACACGGTCGGCGCGGCGCTGCTGTGGACCTTGGAACAAGGCCTGGGCGACGGATTTACGCCGGACGTCAAGGATGCCTGGGTCGAGGTTTACACCCTTGTCTCCACCGTCATGAAAGAAGCCGCCGCAGAGGTCAAGGCCGCCTGA
- a CDS encoding nitrate ABC transporter ATP-binding protein has protein sequence MAPVLELKNVTKSFGQGKDKTAVLGGIDLAIEEGEFVAIVGFSGSGKTTLINLIAGLEKADQGKVLLKGQPITGPGPDRGLVFQSYSLFPWLTVLDNIKLAVESVFTDLSKSERAAKAQHYIDMVGLSHAVDRRPAELSGGMRQRVSVARALAMNPDILLLDEPLSALDALTRAKLQDEIEQIWSQDKKTVILITNDVDEALLLADRIIPLNPGPDATLGPAFKVDLARPRERTAMNSDATFKKLRADITKYLMDVGAAAQAASGDEGELPNVTPVFPDAKRPPKAFREAMKSHHEDRYLEFFNLKKVYPTPKGPLTVVDGFETILKKGEFISLIGHSGCGKSTVLSMAAGLNSISDGGIVLDGHEVTGANPERAVVFQAPNLYTWLTAKENVMLGVERVFPHATPGERSDIVEYYLSRVGLKDAMHKPTADMSNGMKQRVGIARAFALSPKLLLLDEPFGMLDSLTRWELQEVLMEVWDRTKVTTVCVTHDVDEAILLADRVVMMTNGPHARIGKIMDVDLPRPRTRKALLEHPKYYELREQLLGFLEEYEHGHKGKSELKSEDSETETKAVA, from the coding sequence ATGGCACCGGTCCTGGAACTCAAAAACGTCACCAAAAGCTTCGGTCAGGGTAAAGACAAAACCGCCGTGCTCGGGGGCATCGACCTCGCCATTGAAGAAGGCGAATTCGTCGCCATTGTCGGTTTTTCCGGCTCGGGCAAAACCACGCTGATCAATTTGATCGCGGGCCTGGAAAAGGCCGACCAAGGCAAGGTTCTGTTGAAGGGCCAACCGATCACCGGACCCGGACCCGATCGCGGTTTGGTGTTTCAAAGCTATTCGCTGTTTCCGTGGCTGACGGTGTTGGACAACATCAAGCTGGCGGTGGAAAGCGTCTTCACCGATCTGAGTAAGTCAGAACGCGCAGCCAAGGCGCAGCATTACATCGACATGGTCGGCCTTAGTCATGCCGTCGACCGCCGCCCGGCGGAACTTTCGGGCGGCATGCGCCAACGCGTTTCGGTGGCGCGCGCCCTGGCGATGAACCCCGACATCTTGCTGCTCGACGAACCGCTGTCGGCGCTGGATGCGCTGACCCGCGCCAAGCTGCAAGACGAGATCGAACAGATTTGGTCGCAAGACAAAAAGACCGTGATCCTCATCACCAACGACGTCGATGAAGCGCTGTTGTTGGCCGATCGCATCATTCCCCTCAATCCGGGGCCGGACGCCACCTTGGGGCCGGCCTTCAAGGTCGATCTGGCGCGTCCGCGCGAACGCACGGCGATGAATTCCGACGCGACGTTCAAGAAATTACGCGCGGACATCACCAAGTACCTGATGGACGTCGGCGCGGCCGCCCAAGCGGCCAGCGGCGACGAAGGCGAACTGCCCAACGTCACCCCGGTGTTCCCGGATGCGAAACGCCCGCCGAAAGCGTTTCGCGAGGCGATGAAGAGCCACCACGAAGACCGCTATCTCGAATTCTTCAATCTCAAGAAAGTTTATCCGACGCCCAAAGGGCCGCTGACGGTGGTGGACGGTTTCGAGACCATCTTGAAGAAGGGCGAGTTCATTTCCCTGATCGGCCATTCCGGTTGCGGCAAGTCGACGGTGCTGTCGATGGCGGCGGGACTGAATTCCATCTCCGACGGCGGTATCGTTCTGGACGGTCACGAAGTCACCGGCGCCAATCCCGAACGCGCGGTGGTGTTTCAGGCCCCCAATCTCTACACCTGGCTGACGGCTAAGGAAAACGTGATGCTGGGCGTGGAACGCGTGTTCCCCCACGCCACCCCCGGCGAGCGCAGCGACATCGTTGAATATTATTTGTCGCGTGTCGGTCTCAAAGACGCCATGCACAAACCCACCGCCGACATGTCCAACGGCATGAAGCAACGCGTCGGCATCGCGCGCGCCTTTGCGCTGTCGCCGAAACTGCTGCTGCTGGACGAACCGTTCGGCATGCTCGACAGCCTGACGCGTTGGGAACTGCAAGAAGTTTTGATGGAAGTCTGGGATCGCACCAAGGTCACCACGGTGTGCGTCACCCACGACGTGGATGAAGCCATCTTGCTGGCGGACCGGGTGGTGATGATGACCAACGGCCCGCATGCGCGCATCGGCAAGATCATGGATGTCGACCTGCCACGTCCACGCACCCGCAAAGCGCTGCTGGAACACCCCAAGTATTACGAACTGCGTGAGCAACTGCTCGGTTTCTTGGAAGAGTACGAGCACGGCCACAAAGGTAAATCGGAACTGAAATCCGAAGACAGCGAGACGGAAACGAAAGCCGTCGCCTAA
- a CDS encoding ABC transporter permease yields the protein MNTATTANDANAEEALKAAAKAKRLERLHTRINKASKYLNVAGLGWVTPILKMAAGEDAKTQGKELWRLLGVPVTAIMLFLAMWAQTAPMVKTSLGAIPGPVQVWEQTVNLYADHVREREKEAAFYDRQDKRNAAKLDKNPSAEIKVRQYTGKPTYIDQIFTSLKTVFMGFMIGSLIAVPLGVFCGLSPTVNAALNPLIQVFKPVSPLAWLPLVTMVVSAVYVSDNPMFDKAFVTSAITVTLCSLWPTLINTAVGVASIDKDLMNVGRVLRLKWDTTLTKLVLPSSLPYIFTGLRLSLGVGWMVLIAAEMLAQNPGLGKFVWDEFQNGSSQSLAKIMVAVFTIGIIGFALDRIMSAMQAMFTHGEVR from the coding sequence ATGAACACCGCAACGACCGCGAACGATGCCAACGCCGAAGAGGCTCTCAAAGCTGCTGCAAAAGCGAAGCGACTGGAACGACTGCACACGCGCATCAACAAGGCGTCGAAATATCTGAACGTCGCCGGATTGGGCTGGGTCACGCCGATTTTGAAAATGGCTGCCGGCGAAGACGCCAAGACCCAAGGTAAAGAGTTGTGGCGCTTGCTGGGGGTTCCTGTCACGGCGATCATGCTGTTCTTGGCCATGTGGGCGCAGACCGCGCCGATGGTCAAAACGTCGCTGGGGGCTATTCCCGGCCCGGTTCAGGTTTGGGAACAGACCGTCAATCTTTACGCCGATCACGTGCGCGAGCGGGAAAAAGAAGCCGCGTTTTATGATCGTCAAGACAAGCGCAACGCCGCCAAATTGGACAAAAACCCGAGCGCCGAAATCAAGGTGCGTCAATACACCGGTAAGCCGACCTACATCGACCAAATCTTTACCAGCCTGAAAACCGTGTTCATGGGCTTTATGATCGGTTCCTTGATCGCGGTGCCGCTGGGTGTGTTCTGTGGTTTGTCGCCAACGGTCAACGCCGCGCTCAATCCGCTGATCCAGGTGTTCAAGCCGGTCTCGCCGTTGGCATGGTTGCCGCTGGTGACCATGGTGGTGAGCGCGGTTTACGTCAGCGACAACCCGATGTTCGACAAAGCCTTCGTCACGTCGGCTATCACGGTGACGCTGTGCTCGTTGTGGCCGACGCTGATCAACACCGCCGTCGGCGTGGCGTCCATCGACAAGGATTTGATGAACGTGGGCCGCGTGTTGCGCTTGAAATGGGACACCACGCTGACCAAGTTGGTGTTGCCGAGTTCGCTTCCCTACATCTTCACCGGTTTGCGTCTGTCTCTGGGCGTGGGTTGGATGGTTTTGATCGCCGCAGAAATGCTGGCGCAGAACCCCGGCCTCGGTAAATTCGTGTGGGACGAGTTTCAAAACGGATCGTCTCAGTCGTTGGCTAAGATCATGGTCGCAGTGTTCACCATCGGCATCATCGGTTTCGCATTGGACCGCATCATGTCCGCAATGCAGGCGATGTTCACCCACGGCGAAGTGCGCTGA